One window from the genome of Sulfurimonas hongkongensis encodes:
- a CDS encoding PAS domain-containing protein — protein sequence MVRKTLSKEDSPKDITNIEKQLGDNDFIVSKTDTKGNIIYCNEIFSNIAGYKTSNLIGANHNLIRHPDMPRIAFKTLWDLVKDKKEFFGFVKNLCADGGYYWVFAYITADLDINKNIVSYTSVRRKPLKSAIETIVPIYKLLIDAEKSGGMNESARVLGDFLHKNRTSYEEFVVNLQKGE from the coding sequence ATGGTTAGAAAAACACTCTCTAAAGAGGACTCTCCAAAAGATATTACAAATATTGAAAAACAACTGGGCGATAATGATTTTATAGTCTCAAAGACAGATACCAAAGGGAATATCATCTATTGTAATGAGATATTTAGCAATATTGCTGGATATAAAACATCTAACCTTATAGGAGCAAATCATAATCTTATAAGACATCCTGATATGCCTCGTATCGCATTTAAGACTCTATGGGATCTTGTCAAAGATAAAAAAGAGTTTTTTGGATTTGTAAAAAATCTTTGTGCTGATGGAGGTTACTACTGGGTGTTTGCCTATATCACGGCTGACTTGGATATAAATAAAAATATTGTAAGTTATACTTCAGTTAGAAGAAAACCTCTAAAGTCAGCCATTGAGACTATTGTTCCCATATATAAACTACTTATAGATGCAGAAAAAAGTGGCGGGATGAATGAGTCCGCAAGGGTTTTAGGGGACTTTTTACATAAAAACAGAACAAGTTATGAAGAGTTTGTAGTAAATCTTCAAAAAGGAGAGTAG
- a CDS encoding sensor domain-containing diguanylate cyclase: MKIKIFIAFVLTSFICIMLVKYIQTSQESVIQSATDKNLEFIRVANKSILETYMLVAQKSFYDTMRNREAMEILKRFKRVDESQKSLLRGKLFRLLYKEYEFLTKLNVRQIHFHTHDSKSLLRFHIPYQNGDSLKEARSSVRIANSELREVMGFESGKIYPAYRYVFPILYEGEHLGSVEFSISFEGIEKKLRAIFPAYTHKIILDKKTSYDKIFKEYRDFFTPSQLSSNYYLENPTISKLNKKISRDSFVQKLTNLVKSNKYFLEKLNKKESFSLPIINDNKGCVAVFLNLKNIDNESAAYIVSYAPLDEITIIKKRYDFFKMIVVVVSLLLFALVVAIIIQMQKIKDETLKIQRFMNVQSSIVILTDGVRFSFANKKFFDFFNYKDIEAFLEHHECICDLFIRDKNFFSLSDVKKNEKHWVESLLNLPGRARVVLMFDSTMTPHAFSISINQYDANYYIIDFADISDAMSEKLQLQKQVLKDTLTNAYNRAYFDKNIDSILQLNKKHNSFTAIIFFDIDFFKKVNDTYGHVVGDEVLKTLSDIVKADIRKDDKLIRWGGEEFIIVLAAKSIEEATKLAEHLRESIQEYKFDTIGLLTCSFGVSLCEDGDIQKTIKEADERLYKAKETGRNRVVSTSEVESLGALTSRTFHEESHKTGRGF, encoded by the coding sequence ATGAAGATCAAAATCTTTATAGCATTTGTGCTTACTTCTTTTATATGTATCATGCTTGTGAAGTATATACAAACTTCACAAGAGAGCGTAATACAAAGTGCTACAGATAAAAATCTTGAATTCATTAGAGTTGCAAATAAGTCTATTTTAGAGACGTATATGCTTGTAGCTCAAAAAAGTTTTTATGATACTATGAGAAACAGAGAGGCTATGGAGATTTTAAAAAGATTTAAGAGAGTTGATGAGTCTCAAAAGTCTTTACTTAGAGGAAAACTCTTTAGACTTCTATATAAAGAGTATGAATTTTTAACCAAACTAAATGTTAGACAGATTCACTTTCATACTCATGACTCTAAAAGCCTGCTTAGATTTCATATACCGTACCAAAATGGGGACTCTTTAAAAGAGGCACGAAGCTCGGTACGGATCGCAAATAGTGAGCTTAGAGAGGTTATGGGCTTTGAAAGTGGTAAGATTTATCCTGCTTACAGATATGTTTTTCCCATACTTTATGAGGGAGAACACTTAGGAAGTGTTGAGTTTTCTATCTCTTTTGAAGGCATAGAGAAAAAACTAAGGGCTATATTTCCAGCTTATACGCACAAGATAATCTTAGATAAAAAAACAAGCTATGACAAGATTTTTAAAGAGTATAGAGATTTTTTTACACCATCACAACTAAGCAGTAACTACTACTTAGAAAATCCTACAATCTCGAAATTAAACAAAAAAATATCAAGAGACTCTTTTGTGCAAAAGCTCACAAATTTGGTTAAAAGTAATAAATATTTTTTAGAAAAATTAAACAAAAAAGAGAGCTTTTCTCTACCTATCATAAATGACAATAAAGGTTGTGTGGCAGTATTTTTAAATCTAAAGAATATAGACAATGAAAGCGCCGCTTATATAGTCTCATATGCTCCTCTTGATGAAATAACGATTATCAAAAAAAGATATGATTTTTTTAAGATGATAGTTGTTGTAGTCTCTTTACTTCTTTTTGCTCTTGTTGTAGCCATTATCATACAGATGCAAAAAATAAAAGATGAAACTTTAAAGATACAAAGATTTATGAATGTTCAAAGTTCTATTGTGATACTAACAGATGGAGTAAGGTTTAGCTTCGCTAACAAGAAGTTTTTTGACTTTTTTAACTACAAAGACATAGAAGCGTTTTTAGAACATCATGAGTGTATTTGTGACCTTTTTATAAGAGATAAAAACTTCTTTAGCTTGAGTGATGTAAAAAAGAATGAGAAGCACTGGGTTGAGAGTCTCTTAAATCTTCCAGGGAGGGCTAGAGTAGTCTTAATGTTTGACTCAACTATGACTCCTCACGCTTTTTCAATCTCTATAAATCAATATGATGCAAACTACTATATAATTGATTTTGCAGATATTAGTGATGCTATGAGTGAAAAACTTCAGCTTCAAAAACAGGTCTTAAAAGATACACTAACAAATGCATACAACAGAGCCTATTTTGATAAAAATATAGACTCCATACTCCAACTAAATAAAAAACACAACAGCTTCACTGCTATCATATTTTTTGATATAGATTTTTTCAAAAAAGTAAATGATACTTATGGACATGTAGTGGGAGATGAGGTTTTAAAAACTCTCTCAGATATTGTAAAAGCCGACATAAGAAAAGATGATAAACTTATTCGTTGGGGTGGAGAAGAGTTTATTATAGTCTTAGCTGCTAAATCCATAGAAGAAGCAACTAAACTAGCTGAGCATCTAAGAGAAAGCATTCAAGAGTATAAGTTTGACACTATAGGTTTGCTAACTTGCAGCTTTGGAGTCTCTTTGTGTGAAGATGGAGATATACAAAAAACTATAAAAGAGGCTGATGAGAGGCTCTATAAAGCAAAAGAGACTGGCAGAAACAGAGTAGTTTCTACTTCGGAAGTGGAATCTTTAGGAGCACTAACTAGTCGCACTTTCCATGAAGAGTCCCACAAAACAGGGCGAGGCTTCTAG
- a CDS encoding methyl-accepting chemotaxis protein, which produces MDVTASTSKASASAKETYSSLQTTTKEIESLSQLVTNTSDAIREMDTNVGDIAMIVSLIKDIADQTNLLALNTAIEAARAGEHGRGFAVVADEVRKLAERTQKATGEISITIDNLQDQSKNISHNSDAMNDIATQTSQTMREFLDTMNNFTINLTHTSKLSNTSSFALFLSNYKIQHILFKSNAYSAVVSSSVTKELKKDHKHCGFGLWYYGVGSELFGQNASFKAMEPHHIAFHELINENLEPALAGHSLTDKETKEALLRRFNEAESHSNELFKLMDKFSQEVGETVEMHEVLENKA; this is translated from the coding sequence ATGGATGTTACTGCTAGCACATCTAAGGCCTCAGCATCTGCTAAAGAGACTTACAGCTCCCTGCAAACTACTACTAAGGAGATAGAGAGTCTTAGTCAATTAGTTACAAATACTTCTGATGCTATAAGAGAGATGGATACAAATGTTGGTGATATTGCTATGATAGTTAGTCTCATAAAAGATATAGCAGATCAAACAAACTTGCTTGCACTTAATACTGCCATAGAAGCTGCACGAGCAGGTGAACATGGACGAGGTTTTGCAGTTGTGGCTGATGAAGTTAGAAAACTAGCTGAGAGAACTCAAAAAGCAACTGGCGAGATTAGCATTACTATAGATAATCTTCAAGACCAATCAAAAAACATCTCGCACAACTCTGATGCAATGAATGATATAGCCACTCAAACTAGTCAAACAATGAGAGAGTTTTTAGATACTATGAACAACTTTACAATAAATCTTACCCACACATCAAAGCTCTCAAATACAAGTAGTTTTGCCCTGTTTTTATCAAACTATAAAATCCAACATATACTCTTTAAGTCAAATGCCTACTCTGCCGTAGTTAGTTCAAGTGTAACAAAAGAGTTAAAAAAAGACCATAAACATTGTGGTTTTGGGCTTTGGTACTATGGAGTTGGAAGTGAACTTTTTGGACAAAACGCTTCGTTTAAGGCAATGGAGCCTCATCATATTGCTTTTCATGAACTTATAAATGAAAATCTTGAGCCTGCTTTGGCTGGTCACTCTCTAACGGATAAAGAGACAAAAGAGGCACTACTAAGAAGATTTAATGAGGCAGAGAGTCACTCAAATGAGCTTTTTAAGCTCATGGACAAGTTCTCACAAGAGGTTGGTGAGACTGTAGAAATGCATGAGGTTTTAGAAAATAAAGCTTGA
- a CDS encoding RBBP9/YdeN family alpha/beta hydrolase: MKKKVLLLHGWGGSDTPHWQSYIAAEIARDYGCVSFLKLPDFESPDKDIWIKETLRELREFRANVVVCHSLANTLWFHMCNSGLLEDVENLFLVAPPSLNSKIDELKNFFPVEVPKDLHAKKALLVCSDDDPYMSMKEARELQSKLGIEIKVLEKAGHINADSGFGEWEWMLKKIKSL, from the coding sequence ATGAAGAAAAAAGTTTTACTACTTCACGGATGGGGAGGAAGTGACACACCTCATTGGCAAAGTTATATAGCAGCTGAGATTGCTAGAGATTATGGTTGTGTTAGTTTTTTAAAACTGCCAGATTTTGAGTCACCAGATAAAGATATTTGGATAAAAGAGACTCTAAGAGAACTAAGGGAGTTTAGAGCTAACGTTGTAGTTTGTCACTCTCTTGCAAATACTTTATGGTTTCATATGTGCAATAGTGGACTTCTTGAAGATGTTGAAAATCTATTTTTAGTCGCTCCTCCAAGCCTAAACTCAAAAATAGATGAACTAAAAAACTTTTTTCCTGTAGAAGTTCCTAAAGACTTACATGCAAAAAAAGCACTCTTAGTCTGCTCCGATGATGATCCATATATGAGCATGAAAGAAGCAAGAGAGCTTCAAAGTAAACTAGGCATAGAGATAAAAGTCTTAGAAAAAGCAGGGCATATCAACGCTGATAGTGGATTTGGTGAGTGGGAATGGATGCTAAAGAAGATAAAATCATTGTAA
- a CDS encoding nitrous oxide-stimulated promoter family protein, with protein MTEEKFIHDSQTVLKFIQCYCDHEHVKAEKKIDSIALSYKDRELNEAIHYTLCDRCEETLYYSYIKLQACPHDEKPSCRKCPKPCYDKKEWKHLAKIMRFSGLKFGVLRIKKLFSGFQKSA; from the coding sequence ATGACTGAAGAAAAATTTATCCATGACAGCCAGACTGTCTTAAAGTTTATCCAGTGTTATTGTGATCATGAACATGTAAAGGCTGAAAAAAAAATAGACTCCATTGCTCTAAGTTACAAAGATAGAGAGTTAAATGAAGCTATACACTATACTCTTTGTGATAGATGCGAAGAGACTCTTTACTATTCATATATAAAACTACAAGCGTGTCCGCACGATGAAAAACCAAGCTGTAGGAAGTGCCCAAAACCTTGTTATGATAAAAAAGAGTGGAAGCACCTAGCAAAAATTATGCGTTTTAGTGGATTGAAGTTTGGAGTCCTTAGAATCAAAAAACTCTTTAGTGGATTTCAAAAGAGCGCATAA
- a CDS encoding PhnD/SsuA/transferrin family substrate-binding protein encodes MKKLILFFLLSLSNLLLAQGVKVNFAPLPTKKATKNIEEFLPMSSYLESKISIKINYIYKKDYQDILDGFKDNSIDMAYLGPLLYLSLKKEYEFIEPIISFKQEDGLSKYRCVLAKFKEDEFDKKQQIKIALTQPLSTCGYFMSNILLRENFNIDLAKQKYGYTMSHTNALISVVKGEFLIAGAKEGIAKQFESLGVEIIAKSKLLPGFSIVVNTKTLTKEQIQSIKGALLELEKKDKNELKGILSNGVVEANECDYDELFIDFNIPYKANTK; translated from the coding sequence ATGAAAAAGCTTATTTTATTTTTTTTGCTATCTTTAAGTAACCTGCTTTTAGCACAAGGCGTCAAAGTAAATTTTGCGCCACTTCCTACAAAAAAAGCTACAAAAAATATAGAAGAGTTTTTACCTATGAGTTCATACTTAGAATCAAAAATCTCTATAAAAATCAACTATATATATAAAAAAGACTATCAAGATATACTAGATGGCTTTAAAGATAACTCTATAGATATGGCATACCTTGGACCTCTTCTTTATCTCTCTTTAAAAAAAGAGTATGAGTTTATAGAACCTATAATCTCGTTTAAACAAGAAGATGGACTTAGTAAGTACAGGTGCGTTCTCGCAAAGTTTAAAGAAGATGAGTTTGATAAAAAACAGCAGATAAAAATAGCACTTACACAGCCTCTCTCAACTTGTGGTTACTTTATGAGTAATATCTTGTTAAGGGAAAATTTCAACATAGACCTTGCTAAGCAAAAGTATGGTTACACAATGTCACATACAAATGCTCTTATTAGCGTTGTAAAAGGCGAGTTTTTAATAGCTGGGGCTAAAGAGGGCATAGCTAAACAGTTTGAGTCATTAGGTGTTGAGATTATTGCAAAAAGTAAACTTTTACCGGGATTTTCCATTGTAGTAAATACTAAAACTCTTACAAAAGAGCAGATACAGAGCATAAAAGGCGCTCTGTTAGAGTTAGAAAAAAAAGACAAAAATGAACTCAAGGGTATACTCTCAAACGGCGTTGTAGAAGCAAATGAGTGTGATTATGATGAGCTGTTTATTGATTTTAATATCCCATATAAAGCAAATACAAAATGA
- a CDS encoding helix-hairpin-helix domain-containing protein yields MQNLIDLLSQKTSFKKEHIKNILKLLDDGSTIPFIARYRKELSGGASDEALREFELVYIGAKNLLERKAEVLRLIEERATLSEAIRKSIEEAESLRVLEDIYRPFKESKNTRATVAVKNGLAPLANTLQSARLSLSEFKLEAKKFVKQDVKSVDEAIAGAKDILAQRYAQSPKQRSVLRENMLKFATLETKKTKSFKEDGVFKNLAHKSEKIAYIPSYRYLAIMRAVREKELSVKIVTDVERLEQNIRRFKIPSHASSSSEILFEAYQDGLKRLLLPSIEREVHSIVKEKADASSIGVFGKNLVQLLMTPPITPRVVLGVDPAYVSGCKLAVIDESSNFLDWAVIYPTQPRNDYEGSKKVVLALIKKYDITSVAIGNGTGSRETQEFFAKLIEEEKLSLGYTVVSEAGASVYSASSIAQKEYPKLDVTIRGAISIAHRLRDPMAALVKIDAKSLGIGEYQHDVDQKLLAKRLDDVTGDLVNRVGVDVNSASASLLSHIAGIGAKVAQNIIEYRQKNGVFKTKSELLKVKGLGKKAYEQAAGFIRIKNGKNIFDNSGIHPESYEVAKKLDLDELKSLDIRTKAHELGIGFETLNDIIKELIKPGFDPREELPGIVFKKGLTNIEMLKEGSLVSGIVRNITDFGAFVDIGLKNDGMIHISKMSEKRIKHPFEVLSINQHLPNIRVVLVDFKTQKVELSLI; encoded by the coding sequence ATGCAAAACCTCATTGACCTACTAAGCCAAAAAACCTCGTTTAAAAAAGAACATATTAAAAACATACTAAAACTACTTGATGATGGAAGCACCATCCCTTTTATAGCCCGGTACCGCAAAGAGTTAAGTGGTGGGGCGAGCGATGAAGCTCTGCGTGAGTTTGAGTTAGTCTATATTGGTGCTAAAAACTTACTAGAGCGTAAAGCTGAAGTTTTAAGACTCATCGAGGAGCGTGCAACTCTTAGTGAGGCTATAAGAAAGAGTATAGAAGAGGCAGAGAGTCTAAGAGTTTTAGAAGATATTTATAGACCATTTAAAGAGTCTAAAAACACTCGTGCTACTGTAGCTGTCAAAAACGGTTTAGCTCCACTTGCAAACACTCTACAAAGTGCAAGACTAAGTCTATCTGAGTTTAAGCTTGAGGCAAAAAAGTTTGTAAAGCAAGATGTTAAAAGTGTAGATGAAGCGATAGCTGGAGCTAAAGATATTTTGGCTCAAAGATATGCCCAGTCACCAAAACAAAGAAGTGTTCTGCGTGAGAACATGCTAAAGTTTGCAACTCTTGAGACTAAAAAAACAAAGAGTTTTAAAGAGGATGGAGTTTTTAAAAACTTAGCCCATAAAAGTGAAAAAATAGCCTATATCCCATCATATAGATACCTTGCCATCATGCGAGCGGTGAGAGAAAAAGAGTTAAGTGTAAAAATTGTAACTGATGTAGAGAGACTAGAGCAAAATATAAGACGTTTTAAGATTCCATCACACGCTTCAAGTTCGAGTGAAATTTTATTTGAAGCTTATCAAGATGGATTAAAGAGACTTCTGCTTCCATCAATAGAGAGAGAAGTTCATAGCATTGTAAAAGAAAAAGCTGATGCTTCATCCATAGGTGTTTTTGGAAAAAATCTTGTTCAACTACTTATGACTCCACCAATCACGCCAAGAGTGGTTTTAGGCGTGGATCCTGCTTATGTGAGCGGATGCAAGCTTGCAGTTATTGATGAGAGTTCTAACTTTTTGGACTGGGCAGTTATATATCCAACACAACCGAGAAATGACTATGAGGGCTCTAAAAAAGTAGTTTTGGCATTAATAAAAAAATATGATATCACAAGTGTGGCTATAGGAAATGGCACAGGTTCTAGGGAGACTCAAGAGTTTTTTGCAAAACTAATAGAAGAAGAAAAACTCTCTCTTGGCTATACAGTAGTCTCAGAAGCGGGCGCCTCTGTTTACTCAGCTTCAAGCATAGCCCAAAAGGAGTATCCAAAACTTGATGTTACTATAAGAGGTGCCATCTCCATAGCCCATAGGCTTCGAGATCCTATGGCAGCACTTGTAAAGATAGATGCAAAGTCTTTGGGCATTGGAGAGTATCAACACGATGTTGACCAAAAACTTCTTGCAAAAAGGCTCGATGATGTCACAGGCGACTTAGTAAACCGAGTAGGAGTTGATGTAAACTCAGCATCAGCATCTCTGCTCTCGCATATTGCAGGCATCGGAGCTAAAGTGGCTCAAAATATCATAGAGTATCGCCAAAAAAATGGTGTATTTAAGACAAAGAGTGAACTTTTAAAAGTAAAAGGTTTGGGCAAAAAAGCTTACGAGCAAGCTGCTGGATTTATCCGAATCAAAAATGGCAAAAATATCTTTGATAACTCTGGTATCCATCCTGAGAGTTATGAGGTGGCTAAAAAGTTAGACTTAGATGAGTTAAAAAGCTTAGATATTCGCACAAAAGCGCACGAGCTAGGTATAGGTTTTGAGACACTTAATGACATCATTAAAGAGCTAATAAAGCCAGGCTTTGATCCAAGAGAAGAGTTGCCTGGCATCGTTTTTAAAAAGGGTTTGACTAATATTGAGATGCTAAAAGAGGGAAGTCTCGTCTCTGGCATAGTTCGAAACATCACAGATTTTGGAGCATTTGTTGATATTGGGCTAAAAAATGATGGGATGATTCATATATCAAAGATGAGCGAGAAGCGGATAAAACATCCGTTTGAAGTACTCTCTATCAATCAGCATCTACCAAACATAAGAGTAGTCTTGGTAGATTTTAAAACACAAAAAGTAGAACTTAGTCTAATCTAG